From Faecalicatena sp. Marseille-Q4148:
CCTTGCAGCGAAAAATCAAAGCCATGTTCGCCATGCTGGAACACCACAAACCGGCCAAGGACATTTACGACGACGGGCGGCTGTTTCTGGACTTCTCGGAGCAGACGGCCTCCTTAAACGGCAAGCCACTGACCCTATCCCCGATGGAGTATAAAATGCTGAACCTGTTCCGCAAAAATCCCCGGCAAGTGCTGACCCGTGGGCAGCTTTTGGAAAAGCTGTGGGATATAGACGAGAGGTTTGTGGACGAACACACCCTGACAACCTCCATCAGCCGGATTCGCAGCAAGATCGAATCTGATGGCGGCGCGCCCTACATCAAGACCGTTTACGGTATGGGCTATCAATGGACGGGAGGCGAGGCAAAATGAAGGTTAAGAACCTCTCGGTAAAGCGGCTGTTTGGCCGGGTGGCAATAGGGCTTGTCCTCTCCATGTCCGGGATCACCATAGCCCTGTTTCTTGTGACAAAACAGACGGCGGTGCTGCTGACTGGCGGGGCGCTGTTGCTGTGCGCCCTTGTGGGGATTTTTGTACTGACGCAGGCGTTTGGAAAGCGGCTGTCGCAGTTTACCGCTGACCTGTGCCAGACCTTAGACCACATGATCGCCGGGAATGAAGCGCCCCAGCGCCCAGAGGACAGCGAAACCCAGCTTGCCAGAATTGGACATCGGCTGGCAAGGCTTTATCAGATCATGCAGGAGAACCGCCGCCGGGTGGACGAGGAACGGCAGGAGTTACAGACCCTTGTATCGGATATTTCCCATCAGGTGAAAACGCCGGTAAGCAATCTGAAAATGGCGACGGACACCCTGCTGGAAAAGTCTATGACCGAGGCGGAGCGCACCGACTTTATCCGGGGAATCCGCAGCCAGACGGATAAGCTGGACTTTCTCTTTCAGGCCCTTGTGAAAACCTCCCGGCTGGAAACAGGCGTGATCCAGTTGGATAAGAAGCTGGGCCGCCTATTTGATACTGTGGCGCAGGCCATGAGTGGGATCGTGTATGCAGCGGAGAAAAAGGAAATTGCCGTGTCCGTGGACTGCCCGGAGGATTTGACCGTTTCCCATGACAGCAAGTGGACATCCGAAGCCCTCTTTAACCTGCTGGACAATGCGGTGAAGTACACCTCGGCGGGCGGGAAAATCGCTGTGTCGGTGGTGCTGTGGGAAATGTATGTGGAGATCAAAGTGACCGACACCGGCAAGGGCATTTCCGAAAGCAATCAGGCTGCCATCTTCCGGCGCTTCTATCGTGAGGAAGAAGTACACGAACAGCAGGGCGTGGGCATTGGCCTGTATCTGGCCCGCGAGATCGTAACCCGGCAGGGCGGCTATATCAAAGTGGTTTCGGAGCCGGGCAAGGGTTCGAAATTTTCTATTATGCTGCCTACAAAATAAAACGCGGCGGACGGCCATTTCCGGCTGCCCGCCGTAAATTTTTTTGAAATGTCCGAGCGTTGTAACATTTCACCCCGATTTTCAATGAAATTTTTTGGCCGCTGTAACATTTCGCGGACATTTATGGTTTACCATTATGCTATCACCCAAAACAGGAGGCAAAGACCATGAAAAAAACGATGGCAATTTTATTTATGGCTGCTGTGACGCTATTGATACCATGTACGGCTTGTCAAGCAGCAGAGAACCACAATGAAGTACTGACACAAGAAAACAAGGAGAACGCTATTAACGGAGGATATACCATTACAGATATTACCGACCCCGTTGAAGTTCAAAGCTACATTGAACAGCAAGGCGGTGAATACACTGCCGATATTATGGCTGTTCATCAGGTTACATTTACCGATTACACTGTAAACGACATCACAAATCCGGCAGAAATCAAAGCCTATCTGGAAAGTCAGGGGCAAGAATATAATGAGAATATTACCGCTATTCATCAGATCACTTTTCTTGACGAGGAAGCAACACAAGAGGTTTCCCCTTACGAAGTTGGAAAAAATGAATACTTTGTAAAAGGGTTGAACAAGTCTCCGAAAACTGATTATGGAGATATAATTTATCAGAACATCTTTCCTGCTGGAAAAGTTATGATTTCTGAAAGTACCACACTACGCTCCAAAGTCGAAGCAAACGCAGGAGTGGATGCACAAGTTCTAACAGGACAACTGGGGTTTGAAGTAGAAGGTACAATAGAACGCACGATAGCATGGGAACAGACCTACGCATATCGGGTAAAAATCACTGCATATCCAAGATACCAAGTATATACCGGAGAACTTTGGGAGAATGATCCCGTCCTCGACGATCATATCGGTGACTTTGAAGTTTGGAAAGCCGTTGGATATGACATTGTAGATTCACGAGGATAATTTTTTATGGGGGATGTATGGGTGAGCATTCCCCTATTTTCTAAAGAATTGAAATGTCCGAGCATTGTAACATTTCACCCTGATTTTCAATGAAATTTTTTGGCCGCTGTAACATTTCGCGGACATTTGGGGTTTACAATGACCTTATCAACAAAAGTGAGGAGGCGACACAATGGAACTGACCCCGACCTTGATTTTGAATCTGGCGCTGCTGATCGTCCCGCCCGTTGCCCTTGTGCTGGTGTTCCGGCAATGGCTGGCCCGGCACATCCGCTGGACGGTTGCCTTGACTGCCCTCTGTGATGTTCTCCTATTTTGGGATGAACTGTTTTACTATGAGAGCTTCGGACTGTTCGCTGTGCTGATTCTGGTACAGTTGGCGGCCACCGGCACAGCAGCGTTCCGCATTTACAACAAACAAAGAAAGGATTGAATTTTATGAGCATTTTGCAGACTATCGACCTGAAAAAGTATTACGGCACAGAGCCGAATATCACCCGCGCCCTTGACGGTGTGAACTTCTCCGTAAATGACGGTGAATTTGTGGCCGTTGTGGGAACCTCCGGCAGCGGCAAGTCCACCCTGCTTCACATGATGGGCGGGCTGGACACCCCTACTTCTGGCAATGTCATTGTCCGGGACAAAGAGCTGTCGAAAATGAACGACGAACAGCTCACCATCTTCCGCCGCCGCAACATCGGCTTTATCTTCCAGAACTATAACCTTGTTCCCATCTTGAATGTGTATGAGAACATTGTCCTGCCGGTGGAGCTGGACGGGGACACGGTGGATCAGAAGTTTTTGGACGAGATCGTTCACCTGCTGGGGCTGGAAGATAAACTGAAAAATATGCCGAACAATCTTTCCGGCGGACAGCAGCAGCGTGTGGCTATCGCCCGCGCCCTGATTACCAAACCGGCTATTGTGCTGGCCGACGAGCCGACCGGCAATCTTGACAGCAAGACCAGTGCCGAGGTGCTGGGTCTTATCAAGCGCACCAGCGCAGAGTTCCGGCAAACTGTTGTGATGATTACCCACAATGACGACATAGCCCGTCTTGCAGATCGGATTGTCCGCATTGAGGACGGAAAGATTGTAGAGTAAGGAGGTGGCAGGCTATGACATGGCCTTTTGAGAATGATACCAGCGCCATTACAAAGAAGCTGGCAAATAAAAGTTTGAAAAGCGAGAAGCGCCGGAATCTGATGGTAGTGATTGCCGTTGCGCTGGCGGCATTTCTGATCTGCTTTACGGGAATTGTGTCTACTTCCCTGACACAAATGCAACGCAATCAGGTTCTCGATACTTATGAGGCGGTCTGGCTGGGCGTGGAGGAAAACGACATTGAAACCCTGAAAGGAGTGCCGGAGTTTGAGCGCGTAGGCGGCTACTATATGCTGGGTGAGGAGCTTTCAGAACAGGGCTATCATGCCTCTTATGTATATAATGACGCAGAAATGATGGAGATTGGGCGCGACCAAATGAAGCTATTGGAGGGGAAGCTGCCCCAAAAATCAAATGAAGTTGTCGTAAGCGAATACTTTCTCTCCACCTATGGAAACAATGCCAAGATCGGGGACACTGTGACCTTAGATACAGAGAGTTTTCATGGTGATTATGTCGTTACCGGCATTATGGACAGCGTAAATGAAAAAGAAGCGAATACCTGCGCTATCATTATCTCTAAAGCTGCTTTGGTGGGATGGGCAGGGTTTAACCCCGCTGGGTATCGCGCCTATGCCCATTTCAAAAACAGCGTCCAGTTGGACGAAGAACTGATGACCTCTTATTGCAGGGAGATTGCGGAGGAATATCAGCTTTCTATGCCCAAAATGAACAGCAAATATTTTGCTTATGCTTCTAAATCCTTTGATTTTTTACCGATTGTTGGTGTGATTGTTATTGTTCTGAACGGCGGCTATATTGTGATCCAGAGTATCTTCCGTATCTCCATCAATGACAAAATCCAAAGCTACGGGCAGCTTCGGACGATTGGTGCAACGCCAAAGCAAATCAAGCGGATTGTAAAGCGGGAGGGGCGCAAACTCGGCAGTATCGGAATTTTGATTGGTACAGTGTTGGGCGTATGTGGCGGTTTTCTCCT
This genomic window contains:
- a CDS encoding HAMP domain-containing histidine kinase, whose product is MKVKNLSVKRLFGRVAIGLVLSMSGITIALFLVTKQTAVLLTGGALLLCALVGIFVLTQAFGKRLSQFTADLCQTLDHMIAGNEAPQRPEDSETQLARIGHRLARLYQIMQENRRRVDEERQELQTLVSDISHQVKTPVSNLKMATDTLLEKSMTEAERTDFIRGIRSQTDKLDFLFQALVKTSRLETGVIQLDKKLGRLFDTVAQAMSGIVYAAEKKEIAVSVDCPEDLTVSHDSKWTSEALFNLLDNAVKYTSAGGKIAVSVVLWEMYVEIKVTDTGKGISESNQAAIFRRFYREEEVHEQQGVGIGLYLAREIVTRQGGYIKVVSEPGKGSKFSIMLPTK
- a CDS encoding ABC transporter ATP-binding protein, which gives rise to MSILQTIDLKKYYGTEPNITRALDGVNFSVNDGEFVAVVGTSGSGKSTLLHMMGGLDTPTSGNVIVRDKELSKMNDEQLTIFRRRNIGFIFQNYNLVPILNVYENIVLPVELDGDTVDQKFLDEIVHLLGLEDKLKNMPNNLSGGQQQRVAIARALITKPAIVLADEPTGNLDSKTSAEVLGLIKRTSAEFRQTVVMITHNDDIARLADRIVRIEDGKIVE
- a CDS encoding response regulator transcription factor, with amino-acid sequence MKQILIVEDDSFLNKMLDYNLTADGYGVTSALNARTAADAIRQREFDLVLLDINLPDGNGFELCKRIKPQHPDTIVIFLTANNQESDQIRGYEVGAVDYITKPFVIGALQRKIKAMFAMLEHHKPAKDIYDDGRLFLDFSEQTASLNGKPLTLSPMEYKMLNLFRKNPRQVLTRGQLLEKLWDIDERFVDEHTLTTSISRIRSKIESDGGAPYIKTVYGMGYQWTGGEAK